One genomic window of Candidatus Pseudobacter hemicellulosilyticus includes the following:
- a CDS encoding DMT family transporter, with protein sequence MRKAFLQLHLAVILAGFTGILGRLITLNEGLLVWYRLLITVITLFIILLLQKKLQRVSRRDLLNITGVGAIAALHWVSFFGCIKYANVSVALICLSAIGFFTAIFEPLITGKRFNRIELLLGLLTIAGIFLIFHFDPAYKLGIGIGIFSALMGSLFPIFNRQLLQRVRPDSLTMYELGGGWLFITLLMPLYLQHFPATHLVPTGSDLGWLLVLSWLCTVVAFRFSMNALKKISAFTVNLTYSMEPIYGIGLAFLVYREDKLLTNAFYGGLALILCSVLLQTWLVYREKSKMTTHNG encoded by the coding sequence ATGCGGAAAGCATTTTTGCAATTACATCTCGCTGTTATTCTTGCAGGGTTTACAGGTATCCTGGGCCGGCTGATCACCCTCAATGAAGGGCTGTTGGTCTGGTATCGGTTACTGATAACCGTTATTACGCTGTTCATTATCCTGTTGCTGCAAAAGAAGCTACAGCGCGTATCGCGGCGTGATCTTCTGAATATAACCGGTGTAGGCGCCATTGCCGCCCTCCACTGGGTCAGTTTCTTTGGCTGTATCAAATATGCCAATGTATCGGTGGCGCTGATCTGTCTCTCCGCCATCGGTTTTTTCACGGCTATCTTTGAGCCGCTGATCACCGGTAAACGGTTCAACCGCATTGAGCTTTTGCTGGGGCTGCTGACTATTGCCGGCATTTTCCTGATCTTTCATTTTGATCCGGCGTATAAACTGGGCATCGGCATCGGTATCTTCTCAGCGCTGATGGGCAGCCTGTTCCCCATCTTCAACCGGCAGCTGCTGCAAAGGGTGCGGCCTGATTCCCTGACCATGTATGAACTGGGCGGCGGCTGGCTCTTTATCACCCTGCTGATGCCGCTGTACCTGCAGCATTTTCCGGCTACCCACCTGGTGCCTACCGGGTCCGATCTGGGCTGGCTGCTGGTCCTCAGCTGGCTCTGTACGGTAGTGGCTTTCCGCTTCTCCATGAACGCCCTCAAAAAGATCTCGGCTTTTACAGTCAACCTTACTTACAGCATGGAACCGATTTATGGCATCGGCCTTGCTTTCCTGGTGTACCGGGAAGACAAGCTCCTCACTAATGCTTTTTACGGCGGCCTGGCGCTCATCCTTTGCTCCGTCCTGCTCCAGACCTGGCTGGTTTACCGCGAAAAATCAAAAATGACCACTCACAACGGCTGA
- a CDS encoding polyprenol monophosphomannose synthase: MEKIVIIPTYNEKENISNIIEAVFALQQGFHVLVIDDGSPDGTAAIVRAMQTRFPGQLFLEERKGKLGLGTAYIHGFRWSMQKGYRFIFEMDADFSHNPADLQRLYLACKEGGADMAIGSRYVKGGGTVNWPWDRIFLSKGGSLYTRLITWIPVRDTTAGFVCYRREVLETINLDQIHFLGYAFQIEMKFATWKLGFTISEVPIIFEDRKYGASKMHKGIVKEGILGVLKLRWYSLFKDYRNRLKKHTPASSAFPAIPHDEVLAKTK, translated from the coding sequence TTGGAAAAGATTGTCATCATACCGACCTATAACGAGAAAGAGAATATCTCCAATATCATTGAAGCAGTTTTTGCATTGCAGCAGGGTTTTCATGTGCTGGTCATTGATGATGGCTCTCCCGATGGAACTGCTGCTATTGTAAGAGCCATGCAGACCCGTTTTCCCGGTCAGCTCTTCCTGGAAGAACGGAAAGGGAAACTGGGACTGGGTACCGCCTATATTCACGGCTTCCGCTGGTCTATGCAGAAAGGGTACCGTTTCATCTTTGAGATGGATGCTGATTTTTCCCATAACCCTGCGGATCTCCAGCGGCTCTACCTGGCCTGTAAAGAAGGAGGCGCAGACATGGCCATCGGCTCCCGTTATGTAAAAGGCGGCGGCACTGTTAACTGGCCCTGGGACCGCATCTTCCTGTCCAAAGGCGGCTCCCTCTATACCCGGCTCATCACCTGGATCCCTGTCAGGGATACCACGGCAGGTTTTGTCTGCTACCGCCGGGAAGTGCTGGAAACCATCAACCTGGACCAGATCCATTTCCTGGGCTACGCCTTCCAGATCGAAATGAAATTTGCTACCTGGAAACTGGGCTTTACCATCAGTGAAGTACCTATCATCTTTGAAGACCGTAAATACGGCGCTTCCAAAATGCACAAAGGCATTGTGAAAGAAGGGATCCTCGGCGTACTCAAACTCCGCTGGTACAGTCTCTTCAAAGACTACCGCAACCGCTTAAAAAAACATACTCCGGCTTCTTCCGCTTTTCCGGCGATCCCGCATGACGAGGTATTGGCGAAAACCAAATAG
- a CDS encoding 3'-5' exonuclease codes for MLQLTRPLAIIDLETTGVNLGSDRIVEIAIVKINTDGSKLVKRKLINPEMPISQVSIDVHGITNDMVKDAPTFRQVANEMKQFLDNCDLGGYNSNRFDVPMLAEEFLRAGLDFDFKGRRLLDVQKVFHLMEQRTLSAAYKFYCEKNLESAHSAEADASATWEVLVAQVQRYPQLGVTVDSILKVLGDEPVVDFARRMIFENGVEVFNFGKHKGRSVADVLKSEPQYYDWMMKGDFPMHTKQKLTEIFNRTLLKKG; via the coding sequence ATGTTACAATTAACAAGACCATTAGCCATTATCGACCTGGAAACCACCGGAGTGAACCTGGGCAGTGACCGTATTGTAGAGATCGCCATTGTCAAGATAAATACTGACGGCTCCAAATTGGTGAAACGTAAACTCATCAACCCCGAGATGCCCATCTCCCAGGTATCCATAGATGTACATGGCATCACCAATGACATGGTGAAAGACGCCCCTACCTTCCGGCAGGTGGCCAATGAGATGAAACAGTTCCTGGATAACTGTGATCTGGGTGGTTACAATTCAAACCGCTTTGACGTGCCCATGCTGGCCGAAGAATTCCTGCGCGCAGGACTGGATTTCGACTTCAAGGGCCGCCGCCTGCTGGACGTGCAGAAAGTGTTCCACCTGATGGAACAACGCACCCTCAGCGCAGCATATAAATTCTATTGTGAAAAGAACCTGGAATCAGCCCATAGCGCCGAAGCAGATGCTTCCGCCACCTGGGAAGTTCTGGTAGCGCAGGTGCAGCGATACCCGCAGCTGGGCGTCACTGTAGACAGTATCCTGAAAGTGCTGGGCGATGAACCCGTAGTGGATTTTGCCCGCCGCATGATCTTCGAGAACGGAGTGGAAGTGTTCAATTTCGGGAAACACAAAGGCCGCTCCGTGGCAGATGTGCTGAAATCAGAGCCCCAATATTATGATTGGATGATGAAAGGAGATTTCCCCATGCATACCAAGCAAAAGCTTACTGAAATTTTCAACAGGACCCTGTTAAAGAAGGGCTAA
- a CDS encoding Mur ligase family protein, translated as MKVHFIAIGGSVMHQLALALHRKGYQVTGSDDEIFEPARTNLLEEGLLPDQNGWYPDKLHAGLDAVILGMHAKADNPELQRAVALGLPIYSFPEYIYQESKNKTRVVVGGSHGKTTTTAMIMHVLRQTGKDFDYLVGARLEGFSQSVNITQAPVIVCEGDEYPASTIEKRPKFHFLFPHIAILTGIAWDHINVFPTFEGYLEQFSIFIGKIEPGGLLIYNSADPVLQELVSARPRTDIRYQPYTLPEHSIHDGLTSIRLEGQAGSLQVFGNHNLLNLTAAWYVCKELGLDAAAFVRAISSFTGAAKRLELLARGPSTIVYRDFSHAPSKVTATMEAVRQQYPRRKLVAVLELHTFSSLNAAFMEQYRGAMDPADAAVVFYSRHALELKRLPALDPAVVKAGFGKQGLEVITDAGTLTSWLEQQDYHNCVLLLMSSGNYDGVNMLTFAQKIVGL; from the coding sequence ATGAAAGTACATTTTATCGCAATCGGCGGCAGCGTTATGCACCAACTGGCGTTAGCCCTGCACCGCAAAGGTTACCAGGTGACCGGCAGTGACGACGAGATCTTTGAACCAGCCAGGACCAATCTCCTGGAGGAAGGCCTGCTGCCCGATCAGAACGGCTGGTATCCCGATAAGCTGCATGCCGGCCTGGACGCCGTGATCCTGGGCATGCACGCCAAAGCCGATAATCCCGAGCTGCAACGCGCTGTTGCACTGGGCCTCCCCATCTATTCTTTCCCCGAATACATATACCAGGAAAGCAAAAACAAGACCAGGGTAGTGGTAGGCGGCAGCCATGGCAAAACCACCACCACGGCCATGATCATGCACGTGCTGCGCCAGACCGGTAAGGACTTCGACTACCTGGTGGGCGCCCGGCTGGAAGGTTTCAGCCAGTCGGTCAATATCACCCAGGCCCCCGTCATTGTCTGCGAGGGCGATGAATACCCCGCCAGCACCATTGAAAAAAGACCCAAGTTCCATTTCCTTTTCCCCCATATTGCTATCCTGACCGGCATTGCCTGGGACCATATTAATGTCTTCCCCACTTTTGAAGGCTACCTGGAACAGTTCAGCATCTTTATCGGGAAAATAGAACCGGGCGGACTGCTTATTTATAATTCGGCCGATCCCGTTCTGCAGGAACTGGTCAGCGCCCGCCCCCGGACCGATATCCGCTACCAGCCCTATACTTTACCGGAACACAGTATCCACGATGGCCTCACCAGCATCCGGCTGGAAGGGCAGGCCGGTTCCCTGCAGGTGTTTGGTAACCATAACCTGCTTAACCTGACAGCCGCCTGGTATGTATGCAAAGAACTGGGACTGGATGCTGCTGCTTTTGTACGCGCTATCAGCAGTTTTACCGGCGCCGCCAAGCGACTGGAACTCCTGGCCCGGGGACCTTCCACTATTGTTTACCGTGATTTTTCCCATGCTCCCTCCAAGGTGACAGCTACCATGGAAGCCGTCCGGCAGCAATACCCCCGGCGGAAACTGGTGGCGGTGCTGGAGTTGCATACTTTCAGCAGCCTCAATGCCGCTTTTATGGAACAATACCGCGGCGCCATGGATCCCGCAGACGCCGCCGTGGTGTTCTATTCCCGCCATGCGCTGGAACTGAAACGACTGCCCGCCCTGGACCCGGCCGTAGTGAAAGCCGGTTTCGGAAAACAGGGACTGGAAGTGATCACCGACGCCGGGACACTGACCAGCTGGCTGGAACAGCAGGACTACCATAATTGTGTTCTTCTTTTAATGAGTTCGGGCAATTATGATGGGGTCAATATGCTTACATTTGCACAGAAAATAGTTGGATTATAA
- the ytxJ gene encoding bacillithiol system redox-active protein YtxJ, whose amino-acid sequence MINWINLEQAAQLDSIREQSFSRPQLIYKHSIRCGISSMVKGRLERQEAPAGIDFHYLNLIGFRAISNKIAEDFRVQHESPQVLLIKEGRCVYSASHGDIDMAAIAEQA is encoded by the coding sequence ATGATAAACTGGATCAACTTAGAACAAGCCGCACAGCTGGACAGTATCCGCGAGCAATCTTTTTCGCGGCCGCAGCTGATCTACAAACACAGCATCCGCTGTGGCATCAGCTCCATGGTCAAAGGAAGGCTGGAGCGCCAGGAAGCGCCGGCAGGCATTGACTTCCACTACCTGAACCTGATCGGGTTCCGGGCCATTTCCAATAAAATAGCAGAAGATTTCCGCGTACAGCACGAGTCGCCGCAGGTATTACTGATCAAAGAGGGAAGATGTGTGTATTCCGCCAGTCACGGCGATATTGATATGGCGGCCATTGCTGAGCAGGCATAA
- a CDS encoding sigma-70 family RNA polymerase sigma factor encodes MKTDPRESALLEGLARNDRQAIETIYKQHYTMVQSLILNNNGSVDDARDIFQEAMIVLYEKARSGTFELNCLLKTFIYSVCRRLWLKKLQQQQKMAPVPDENGMDQLVSVEEEVDSYGQRNMDFQHMEKAMQQLGEPCRSLLDAFYLQKRNMIDIASHFGYTNADNAKNQKYKCLMRLRKLFFAAHKNNAL; translated from the coding sequence GTGAAAACAGATCCAAGGGAATCAGCACTATTAGAAGGACTGGCGAGAAACGACAGACAGGCCATAGAAACCATCTATAAACAGCATTATACGATGGTTCAATCGTTGATCCTCAACAATAACGGCTCTGTAGATGATGCGCGGGACATTTTCCAGGAAGCTATGATCGTGCTGTATGAAAAGGCCCGGTCCGGTACTTTTGAGCTTAACTGCCTGCTAAAGACCTTTATTTACTCCGTTTGCCGCAGGTTATGGCTCAAGAAACTACAGCAACAGCAGAAAATGGCCCCCGTTCCCGATGAAAACGGAATGGACCAACTGGTATCAGTAGAAGAAGAAGTGGATAGCTACGGCCAGCGGAACATGGATTTCCAGCATATGGAAAAAGCCATGCAACAGCTGGGAGAGCCCTGCCGGAGCCTGCTGGACGCCTTCTACCTCCAGAAAAGGAACATGATAGATATTGCTTCGCATTTTGGGTATACCAATGCGGACAATGCCAAGAACCAGAAGTATAAATGCCTCATGCGGCTTCGGAAACTGTTCTTTGCCGCCCATAAAAACAATGCTTTGTAA
- a CDS encoding serine protease, which yields MEDLQLLDAIERYLRNEMNPEEKQFFEQLRSDKPEVDQLVVEHTLFLQQMDRFSEWKQVKASLQDVHEQLLQDGVIKEEAPRPTVVHIFRKYKKVMALAACIAGLTTLAIGGIATYFNRKASSAELQQLRREFKMEVANKKNEVLNEVNAKISKVPQDAELISGGTGFLIDGRGYLVTNAHVIKGGSTFVVQNNKGQEYRAKPVYVNEGNDIAILKVSDDDFKPHSILPYSFRKAAVELGEPLFTLGYPRDEIVYNEGYMSAKTGFNGDTMTCQIGVSANPGNSGGPVFNRNGEVIGIINTRQKQAEGVVFAITAKNIVRAIETIKKDDSTLRSLKLPANTQIKGMERVQQIKKIEDCIFMVKSY from the coding sequence ATGGAAGACCTGCAATTATTAGACGCCATTGAACGCTATCTCCGGAATGAAATGAACCCGGAGGAAAAGCAGTTCTTTGAGCAATTGCGCTCCGACAAACCTGAAGTGGACCAGCTGGTGGTTGAACATACCCTTTTCCTCCAGCAGATGGATCGCTTCAGTGAGTGGAAGCAGGTGAAAGCCTCCCTCCAGGATGTTCACGAACAATTGCTCCAGGACGGGGTTATCAAAGAAGAAGCCCCCCGCCCCACCGTTGTCCATATTTTCCGGAAATACAAGAAAGTAATGGCCCTGGCAGCCTGCATTGCAGGCCTGACCACCCTGGCCATTGGTGGCATTGCCACTTACTTCAACCGCAAGGCCAGCAGCGCCGAGCTGCAGCAGCTGCGCCGGGAATTTAAAATGGAAGTAGCCAATAAAAAGAATGAAGTACTGAACGAGGTGAATGCCAAGATCAGTAAAGTGCCGCAGGATGCAGAACTGATCTCCGGCGGTACCGGCTTCCTGATAGACGGCCGCGGTTACCTGGTCACCAATGCACACGTGATCAAGGGCGGATCCACCTTTGTAGTGCAGAACAACAAAGGACAGGAATACCGCGCCAAACCTGTATATGTCAATGAGGGCAACGATATCGCCATCCTGAAGGTCAGCGATGATGATTTCAAACCCCATTCCATTCTCCCCTACTCTTTCCGCAAAGCCGCTGTGGAACTGGGCGAACCGCTGTTCACCCTCGGTTATCCGCGGGATGAGATCGTTTACAATGAAGGGTATATGAGCGCCAAGACCGGTTTCAACGGTGATACCATGACCTGCCAGATCGGTGTATCCGCCAACCCCGGTAACTCCGGCGGCCCCGTGTTCAACAGGAACGGAGAAGTCATCGGCATCATCAATACCCGCCAGAAACAGGCTGAAGGCGTTGTATTTGCCATTACAGCCAAGAATATTGTCCGCGCTATAGAGACTATCAAAAAGGACGACAGCACCCTGCGCAGCCTGAAACTGCCAGCCAACACACAGATCAAAGGCATGGAGCGCGTACAGCAGATCAAGAAAATAGAAGACTGCATCTTCATGGTGAAGAGCTACTAA
- a CDS encoding sugar phosphate nucleotidyltransferase produces MQPTLLILAAGMASRYGSMKQTQSFGPSGETIVDYSIYDAIRAGYKKVVFIIRKEFLDGFKEIFEEKLKGKIEVGYVFQEVASNRTKPWGTAQAVLCAKDAIKEPFAVINADDFYGRDAFEKSYKFLTTDVAPKTWSIVGYELLKTLSDNGTVNRGVCQSDASGNLTGIAERLNISLQDGKILCDDNQEPKELPVDSQVSMNFWCFDPYVFEYSGKMFEEFSAANADNPKAEFFIPLVGDQFIKEKAGEIKLIPTSAKWFGVTYKEDAPEVKAALDALVNAGEYPTSLWK; encoded by the coding sequence ATGCAACCAACTCTTTTGATCTTAGCAGCCGGTATGGCGTCCCGCTATGGAAGTATGAAACAGACCCAGTCTTTTGGCCCCAGCGGAGAAACGATTGTTGACTACTCTATCTATGATGCGATTCGCGCTGGATACAAAAAGGTAGTGTTTATTATCCGGAAAGAATTTCTGGATGGTTTTAAAGAGATCTTCGAAGAAAAACTGAAAGGTAAGATCGAAGTAGGTTATGTGTTCCAGGAAGTAGCTTCCAACCGCACCAAGCCCTGGGGTACTGCACAGGCTGTACTCTGCGCCAAAGACGCCATTAAAGAGCCTTTTGCTGTGATCAATGCAGATGATTTCTACGGCAGGGATGCTTTTGAAAAATCCTATAAATTCCTGACCACCGATGTGGCTCCCAAAACATGGTCCATCGTTGGTTATGAGCTGCTGAAGACTTTGTCTGACAACGGCACTGTAAACAGGGGTGTTTGCCAGTCTGATGCCAGCGGCAACCTGACCGGTATTGCAGAGCGCCTGAACATCAGCCTGCAGGACGGCAAGATCCTCTGTGACGACAACCAGGAGCCCAAAGAGTTGCCGGTTGATTCCCAGGTGTCCATGAACTTCTGGTGCTTTGATCCTTATGTGTTCGAGTATTCCGGTAAAATGTTCGAGGAATTTTCCGCTGCAAACGCTGACAATCCCAAAGCAGAATTCTTCATTCCGCTGGTAGGTGATCAGTTCATCAAGGAGAAAGCCGGTGAGATCAAACTGATCCCCACTTCTGCCAAATGGTTCGGAGTTACCTACAAGGAAGATGCGCCTGAAGTAAAAGCTGCGCTGGATGCACTGGTCAATGCCGGTGAATATCCCACTTCCCTGTGGAAATAA
- a CDS encoding pyridoxal-phosphate dependent enzyme: MYSYSYQPIDINKAFIQPLQHRALEDTRVRMDILRIDAIHPVISGNKWFKLKYHLEAARAAGLQGVLTFGGAWSNHLVATAAAAREAGFSATGIVRGEPAGPLTTTLLQAQELGMQLEFVSRSQFADETQLYRQYQERYPQLALVPMGGQSPLGVQGASEILQLAPLEKYTHIACAAGTGTMMAGLVSASLPQQQVLGVSSLKLPDPEQNSITRFVYDSTQRNNFTLFTQYHFGGFGKKTGPLLDFMNALFQQSQLPTDLVYTAKLLYGLMDLLNKNYFSANSRLLVIHSGGLQGNRSLPAGTLCF, from the coding sequence TTGTACTCATACAGTTATCAACCTATCGACATTAATAAGGCATTTATTCAGCCGCTACAGCACAGGGCCCTGGAGGATACCCGTGTCAGGATGGATATCCTGCGCATAGACGCTATCCATCCTGTTATTTCCGGGAATAAATGGTTCAAGCTGAAATATCACCTGGAAGCCGCAAGGGCTGCCGGCCTTCAGGGCGTCCTGACCTTTGGCGGCGCCTGGTCCAACCACCTGGTGGCCACTGCCGCCGCCGCCCGTGAAGCGGGTTTCAGCGCTACAGGCATTGTACGCGGCGAACCCGCAGGCCCGCTGACCACTACCCTTCTGCAGGCGCAGGAACTGGGTATGCAGCTGGAATTTGTTTCCCGCAGCCAGTTTGCCGACGAAACGCAGCTTTACCGGCAATACCAGGAACGCTACCCGCAGCTGGCGCTGGTGCCCATGGGCGGACAGAGTCCCCTGGGCGTACAGGGGGCCAGCGAGATCCTGCAACTGGCGCCGCTGGAAAAATATACCCATATTGCCTGTGCCGCAGGAACCGGCACCATGATGGCCGGACTGGTCAGCGCCAGCCTGCCCCAGCAGCAGGTGCTGGGCGTCAGCAGCCTTAAGCTGCCGGACCCTGAACAGAACAGTATTACCCGTTTTGTGTACGACAGTACCCAAAGAAATAATTTCACCCTTTTTACACAATATCATTTTGGCGGCTTCGGGAAAAAAACTGGCCCGCTTTTGGATTTTATGAACGCGCTGTTTCAGCAGAGCCAGCTGCCTACCGACCTGGTATACACTGCCAAACTACTGTACGGGCTGATGGATTTGTTAAATAAAAACTATTTTTCAGCTAACAGTCGTTTATTAGTGATCCATAGTGGCGGGTTACAGGGTAACCGATCCCTGCCCGCCGGCACGCTCTGCTTTTAA
- the lipB gene encoding lipoyl(octanoyl) transferase LipB, which translates to MTSTTRQPVRFQDLGTRDYREIWDYQEQLLQANVDRKRAFNEAAPAATELLAGCGEVLTGCSAGALPVAEDLREGPVNRALLAPTEHHLLFVEHPLVYTLGKSGKMEHVLISPQEQAEKGIQFYHINRGGDITFHGPGQLVGYPVLDLEKFYTDIGRYLRNLEEVFILTMAEYGLKGERSAGETGVWLDTDDKAKARKICAMGIRCSRWVTMHGFAFNVNTDLSYFGYIIPCGIQDKQVTSLEKELGRKLDMEEVKEKVKRNFEKVFEAVLV; encoded by the coding sequence ATGACAAGCACTACCAGACAACCAGTGCGCTTCCAGGACCTGGGCACCCGGGACTACCGGGAAATTTGGGATTACCAGGAGCAGCTATTGCAGGCAAATGTAGACCGGAAGCGGGCTTTCAACGAAGCGGCCCCGGCCGCTACCGAGTTGCTGGCGGGCTGCGGCGAGGTCCTGACCGGCTGCAGCGCCGGCGCCCTTCCTGTAGCGGAAGATCTACGGGAGGGTCCTGTAAACCGGGCCCTGCTGGCGCCTACGGAGCACCACCTGCTCTTTGTAGAGCATCCCCTGGTCTATACCCTGGGTAAAAGCGGGAAAATGGAGCATGTGCTGATCAGTCCCCAGGAGCAGGCCGAAAAAGGCATCCAGTTCTACCATATCAACCGCGGTGGGGACATTACCTTCCACGGTCCCGGTCAGCTGGTGGGTTATCCTGTGCTGGACCTGGAGAAATTCTATACGGATATCGGTCGCTACCTGCGTAACCTGGAAGAGGTCTTCATCCTCACCATGGCGGAATATGGCCTTAAAGGGGAGCGGAGCGCCGGTGAAACAGGGGTCTGGCTGGATACCGATGATAAGGCCAAAGCGCGTAAAATATGCGCTATGGGCATCCGCTGCAGCCGCTGGGTCACCATGCATGGCTTTGCCTTTAATGTCAATACCGATCTGTCCTATTTTGGCTATATCATTCCCTGCGGGATCCAGGACAAGCAGGTTACCTCCCTGGAGAAAGAACTGGGCAGAAAACTGGATATGGAAGAAGTGAAGGAAAAAGTGAAAAGGAATTTTGAGAAGGTTTTCGAGGCGGTGCTGGTGTAA
- a CDS encoding RluA family pseudouridine synthase, protein MTTKDIEAFNELGDSPDGSEELYERMSLVVDRGQEPMRLDKFLVQRIENASRNKVQQAIESGRVLINGKQVQSNHKIKPGEEIVVYSDKEVQGEDIIPEQMSLKIEYEDDDILIINKPVGLVVHPASGNPSGTLINGVAWYLLQQNGDLNTDVLPRFGLVHRIDKNTSGLMVLAKTEKAVSSLAKEFFNHTIHRQYVALVWGDVAEDSGTVNAHIGRHQRFRKIFDAYPDGEYGKEAITHYKVLERFGYVTVVQCELETGRTHQIRVHMKHIGHPLFSDELYGGDRIVKGTVFSKYKQFVENCFAICPRHALHAKTIGFTHPRSRQPVSFNSEIPQDMQQLIEKWRNYVKVKNIV, encoded by the coding sequence ATGACAACAAAAGACATAGAGGCTTTCAATGAGCTGGGTGATAGCCCGGATGGCTCAGAGGAGCTGTATGAGCGGATGAGTCTGGTGGTAGACCGTGGACAGGAGCCTATGCGTCTGGATAAATTCCTGGTCCAGCGTATTGAGAATGCCAGCAGGAATAAAGTGCAGCAGGCCATCGAAAGCGGCCGGGTGCTGATCAATGGCAAACAGGTACAATCCAACCATAAAATAAAGCCGGGTGAAGAGATCGTGGTGTATTCCGACAAGGAAGTACAGGGCGAGGACATTATCCCCGAGCAGATGTCCCTCAAAATTGAATATGAGGACGATGATATCCTGATCATCAACAAACCGGTTGGCCTGGTGGTACACCCTGCCAGCGGCAATCCCAGCGGCACCCTGATCAATGGCGTGGCCTGGTACCTGCTGCAGCAGAACGGCGATCTCAATACCGATGTGCTGCCCCGCTTCGGGCTGGTACACCGCATTGATAAAAATACCAGCGGCCTCATGGTGCTTGCCAAAACGGAAAAGGCCGTGAGCAGCCTGGCCAAGGAATTCTTTAACCATACCATCCACCGGCAGTACGTGGCCCTGGTCTGGGGCGATGTGGCCGAAGACAGCGGTACGGTGAACGCCCATATCGGCCGGCACCAGCGCTTCCGCAAGATCTTTGACGCTTACCCTGACGGCGAATACGGTAAGGAAGCCATCACCCACTATAAAGTACTGGAACGTTTTGGTTATGTGACCGTGGTACAGTGCGAGCTGGAAACGGGCAGGACCCACCAGATCCGCGTACACATGAAACATATTGGCCATCCCCTGTTCAGTGATGAATTATATGGGGGCGACCGCATCGTGAAAGGTACTGTCTTCAGCAAATACAAACAGTTTGTAGAGAACTGCTTCGCCATCTGTCCCCGCCATGCGCTGCATGCCAAGACCATCGGGTTCACCCATCCCCGCAGCAGGCAGCCCGTGTCCTTCAATAGCGAGATACCGCAGGATATGCAGCAGCTGATCGAAAAATGGCGGAACTATGTGAAGGTGAAGAATATTGTGTAG
- the def gene encoding peptide deformylase, with product MILPIVAYGAPILRAVAKDITPDYPNLEKLLADMWETMYASNGVGLAAPQINRDIRLFVVDSVQIIENLEEDEKEDFPNDKGIKQAFINARVVALNGEEWAYNEGCLSIPKIREDVYRSEEVTLEYQDEQFNKHTATFNGITARVILHEYDHIEGKLFIDYLKPLKRRLLKGKLDDITKGKVKVDYRMTFVK from the coding sequence ATGATACTTCCGATTGTTGCATATGGCGCCCCCATTCTGCGTGCGGTAGCCAAGGATATTACACCTGACTATCCCAACCTGGAAAAGCTGCTCGCCGATATGTGGGAGACCATGTATGCCAGCAATGGCGTTGGACTGGCCGCCCCCCAGATCAACCGGGATATCCGCCTTTTTGTGGTTGACAGTGTACAGATCATCGAGAACCTGGAAGAAGATGAAAAGGAAGATTTCCCCAATGATAAAGGCATCAAACAGGCATTCATCAATGCCAGAGTGGTTGCCCTGAACGGCGAGGAATGGGCCTATAATGAAGGCTGTCTCAGCATTCCCAAGATTCGGGAAGATGTTTACCGGAGCGAGGAAGTGACCCTGGAATACCAGGATGAGCAGTTCAACAAACATACAGCTACTTTCAACGGCATCACCGCCCGCGTGATCCTGCATGAATATGATCATATTGAAGGCAAGCTGTTCATTGATTACCTGAAGCCACTGAAACGTCGCCTGCTGAAAGGCAAGCTGGATGATATCACCAAGGGCAAGGTTAAAGTGGATTACAGGATGACTTTTGTGAAATAA
- the ruvX gene encoding Holliday junction resolvase RuvX → MARILSIDYGGKRTGIAVTDPLQIIATGLTTIESQKLIPFLKDYFAKEPVERILIGMPTNWDDTDTHGTPLVRKAIKSLEKHFPQLPVETVDERFSSKMASQAMIDMGLKKKQRQNKALVDEIAATILLQEWLQKRG, encoded by the coding sequence ATGGCGCGCATCCTCTCCATAGACTACGGCGGCAAACGCACCGGTATTGCGGTGACCGATCCTTTACAGATCATTGCCACCGGCCTGACCACTATTGAATCCCAGAAACTGATACCCTTTCTCAAAGACTATTTTGCGAAAGAGCCCGTGGAGCGCATCCTCATCGGTATGCCCACCAACTGGGACGATACCGATACCCATGGCACGCCGTTGGTACGCAAAGCCATCAAAAGCCTGGAAAAGCATTTTCCGCAGCTGCCCGTGGAAACGGTGGATGAGCGCTTCAGTTCAAAAATGGCCTCCCAGGCCATGATCGATATGGGCCTCAAAAAAAAGCAGCGGCAGAACAAAGCCCTGGTGGATGAAATTGCCGCCACTATCCTCCTGCAGGAATGGCTGCAAAAAAGGGGCTGA